One Salvia splendens isolate huo1 chromosome 12, SspV2, whole genome shotgun sequence genomic window carries:
- the LOC121758375 gene encoding uncharacterized protein LOC121758375 isoform X2 has protein sequence MKSPNWSRVRAEAVAGVQALAAISFALARFWQVHNGVQPVKCSLAEDLPLLSTAGLQGGSPSSFLILLIYGDGWVRIRLMGCISLPSVDSRSKARRDRGSVC, from the exons ATGAAATCTCCAAATTG GTCTAGGGTGAGGGCAGAGGCCGTTGCTGGAGTGCAGGCTCTTGCTGCTATCTCTTTTGCTTTGGCTCGTTTCTGGCAGGTGCACAATGGGGTACAGCCGGTCAAATGCAGCCTTGCAGAGGATCTGCCGCTGCTGAGCACAGCAGGGTTGCAGGGTGGCAGCCCTTCCTCCTTTCTTATTTTG CTGATCTATGGTGACGGGTGGGTGAGGATTCGGCTGATGGGGTGCATTTCTCTGCCTTCGGTCGACAGCCGATCGAAGGCACGGCGTGATCGTGGCTCGGTTTGCTAG
- the LOC121758375 gene encoding uncharacterized protein LOC121758375 isoform X1, whose amino-acid sequence MKSPNWLCVGCPLASLNPRGDKCQFKSSWQSISVSLSAPCCYFSEFVVQSCRSRVRAEAVAGVQALAAISFALARFWQVHNGVQPVKCSLAEDLPLLSTAGLQGGSPSSFLILLIYGDGWVRIRLMGCISLPSVDSRSKARRDRGSVC is encoded by the exons ATGAAATCTCCAAATTGGTTATGTGTTGGCTGTCCTCTTGCAAGTTTAAATCCTCGTGGGGATAAATGCCAGTTTAAATCCTCTTGGCAGAGTATCTCAGTCTCTCTCTCTGCCCCTTGCTGTTACTTTTCTGAATTTGTTGTGCAGTCTTGCAGGTCTAGGGTGAGGGCAGAGGCCGTTGCTGGAGTGCAGGCTCTTGCTGCTATCTCTTTTGCTTTGGCTCGTTTCTGGCAGGTGCACAATGGGGTACAGCCGGTCAAATGCAGCCTTGCAGAGGATCTGCCGCTGCTGAGCACAGCAGGGTTGCAGGGTGGCAGCCCTTCCTCCTTTCTTATTTTG CTGATCTATGGTGACGGGTGGGTGAGGATTCGGCTGATGGGGTGCATTTCTCTGCCTTCGGTCGACAGCCGATCGAAGGCACGGCGTGATCGTGGCTCGGTTTGCTAG